The following proteins are encoded in a genomic region of Flavobacteriales bacterium:
- a CDS encoding serine hydrolase produces the protein MKKSRILLVLIAGLLGSIALMYILWPAKVPAEKTEPEKLQAAFLDVDPHWADSVLATLSPDQQLAQLFFPIIPLDLIPADSFNLKSDMEPGGVFFKGHHTENQIRITDKIIRQQKVPLLLANLDPFSNLLAGTREFADEDLFASKDSNWVNEIRDSIISFNKKLGCDLILLPDPGKTDYTISGKRLNNWQKIISEDHVLCSAGRLRYLPENSDDSLLLRDTLLQPFRMLADSGLSVMELDSALIKSRKTSDKIDQFCREELEFKGLLMARFPEESNAEEDWIKSYFNHGVEIFITGKNHFSVIEKTRGLVKQGIIPSAEIKNRARKVLMAKSWIRKYHYRDSSFFSNKPQLNFPKASWMNELMKRKKIVLLHQKDEVLPLVFEEKSFPAFFIAGKKTERMIQRISSYGKIKVKYEKDLSGLDQWLATESKNTKKMVVLAMDDSLLIQQLKNKKNLFSDKHLLIVHFGDQKQLSALSAARNLIHMNELNASAEMAMADALSGTDDVCGQLCYQIPGYKSGQGIILNHERLRYANPEESGVNYWRFAEVDGIMEEAIRNKALPGGQVLFAYKGKIIYHKSYGYHTYEKKQVVRNSDLYDMASVTKVAATTMMAMHFYEKKKYHLDDSLYRYLPDTLQKYLPGKSTLSHITFRQILIHASGLPAGHNIIRFLRFDEDTSPYDLYFCDEKSKQFDLAVADSFYIDHDCLDTLWIDLNKIWVEPSKPYRYSDANMNLMYSMLLPYCKKQSWEKYIDSVFYSPLGMKRTCFNPLNKGIPKEEIAPTEKDRFWRRQLVHGHVHDPTAALYGGVAGNAGLFSNAYDMAVLFEMILQNGRYSGKKILDKKTVELFTSRQSGSHRGLGFNMQIKGNTYGCSPYASEKTYGHTGFTGTAVWVDPEIDLIYVFISNRVHPDPENKTIIRLGTTKRVHNVMYKALGLATEEAVEI, from the coding sequence GGACTACTGGGAAGTATTGCGCTGATGTATATCCTCTGGCCGGCTAAAGTTCCTGCCGAAAAAACAGAACCCGAAAAACTACAAGCTGCATTTCTTGATGTGGACCCGCATTGGGCAGATTCGGTATTGGCAACTTTGAGTCCCGACCAACAACTTGCTCAGCTTTTTTTTCCCATTATTCCGCTGGATTTAATTCCTGCCGACAGTTTTAATTTGAAATCGGACATGGAGCCCGGTGGCGTTTTTTTTAAAGGACACCATACCGAAAATCAAATTCGCATCACCGATAAAATTATCCGTCAACAAAAAGTCCCCCTACTATTAGCCAATCTGGATCCCTTTTCGAATCTCCTGGCCGGCACAAGGGAATTTGCAGATGAAGACTTGTTTGCATCCAAAGACAGTAATTGGGTAAATGAAATTCGTGATTCCATTATTTCGTTTAACAAAAAACTAGGCTGCGATCTGATCCTGTTGCCCGATCCCGGTAAAACGGATTATACCATAAGCGGAAAACGATTAAACAATTGGCAAAAAATAATTTCCGAAGATCATGTTTTATGTTCCGCCGGAAGATTACGGTATCTGCCCGAAAATTCGGACGACAGTCTCTTATTGCGCGACACCTTGTTACAACCTTTTCGGATGTTAGCAGATAGTGGACTTTCGGTAATGGAGCTGGATAGTGCACTTATAAAAAGCCGAAAAACATCAGATAAGATCGACCAGTTTTGCAGGGAGGAATTAGAGTTTAAAGGATTATTAATGGCTCGTTTTCCGGAAGAAAGTAATGCGGAAGAAGATTGGATTAAAAGCTATTTTAACCATGGAGTAGAAATTTTCATTACCGGGAAAAATCATTTTAGCGTAATTGAAAAAACCCGCGGTTTAGTAAAACAGGGAATCATCCCATCTGCAGAAATAAAAAACCGTGCACGAAAAGTACTAATGGCAAAATCGTGGATTCGAAAATACCATTACCGCGACAGTAGTTTTTTCAGCAACAAACCTCAGCTCAATTTCCCGAAAGCAAGCTGGATGAATGAGCTCATGAAGCGAAAGAAAATTGTTTTACTCCATCAGAAAGATGAAGTACTTCCGCTCGTTTTTGAAGAAAAAAGTTTTCCTGCATTTTTCATCGCCGGTAAAAAAACGGAGCGAATGATTCAACGCATTTCTTCCTATGGAAAAATAAAAGTGAAGTATGAAAAAGATTTAAGCGGACTAGATCAATGGCTGGCAACGGAATCGAAAAACACAAAAAAAATGGTGGTACTTGCAATGGATGACTCGTTGCTCATACAACAATTAAAAAATAAAAAAAATCTATTCTCCGATAAACATCTTTTAATCGTTCACTTCGGTGATCAAAAACAATTAAGTGCTCTTTCTGCAGCCAGAAATTTAATTCACATGAATGAGTTAAACGCAAGTGCAGAGATGGCCATGGCGGATGCTTTAAGTGGGACGGATGATGTTTGCGGACAACTGTGTTATCAAATTCCCGGGTATAAAAGTGGACAAGGAATTATCTTAAATCACGAGCGGCTTCGCTATGCAAATCCGGAAGAAAGTGGAGTTAACTACTGGCGTTTTGCAGAGGTGGACGGAATCATGGAAGAAGCCATTCGCAATAAAGCTTTGCCCGGTGGTCAGGTTTTATTCGCTTACAAGGGAAAAATTATTTATCACAAGAGTTATGGGTATCACACCTATGAAAAAAAACAGGTAGTTAGAAACAGCGACCTCTACGATATGGCCAGTGTAACAAAAGTTGCAGCAACCACTATGATGGCCATGCATTTTTATGAAAAAAAGAAATACCATTTAGACGATTCTCTTTACCGGTATTTACCTGACACCTTACAAAAATATTTACCGGGTAAAAGTACCTTATCACACATTACCTTTCGGCAAATTTTAATTCACGCCAGTGGACTACCGGCCGGACATAATATTATTCGCTTTCTTCGTTTTGATGAAGATACCAGTCCCTACGATCTTTATTTCTGCGACGAGAAAAGCAAACAATTTGATTTGGCTGTTGCCGACAGTTTTTACATTGATCATGATTGCTTGGATACCTTGTGGATCGACCTGAATAAAATCTGGGTAGAACCCTCCAAACCTTACCGGTATTCCGATGCCAACATGAATCTCATGTACAGCATGTTGCTACCTTATTGCAAAAAACAAAGCTGGGAAAAATACATCGACTCCGTTTTTTATTCTCCATTAGGAATGAAAAGAACTTGTTTTAATCCCCTGAACAAAGGCATTCCAAAAGAAGAAATTGCTCCAACGGAAAAAGATCGTTTTTGGCGCCGGCAATTGGTGCATGGTCACGTTCACGATCCAACCGCTGCTTTATATGGGGGTGTAGCGGGTAATGCAGGATTGTTCAGTAATGCCTACGACATGGCTGTATTGTTCGAGATGATTTTGCAAAATGGTCGCTATTCCGGGAAAAAAATTCTCGATAAAAAAACCGTTGAACTTTTTACCAGCCGACAAAGCGGCTCGCACAGAGGTTTAGGTTTTAATATGCAGATTAAAGGGAACACCTATGGTTGTTCTCCTTATGCTTCAGAAAAAACGTATGGTCACACCGGTTTTACGGGCACTGCCGTTTGGGTGGATCCTGAAATTGACTTGATCTATGTTTTTATCTCCAACCGCGTACACCCTGATCCGGAAAATAAAACCATTATTCGCCTGGGCACTACCAAACGTGTTCACAATGTGATGTACAAAGCCTTAGGCCTGGCAACTGAAGAGGCCGTTGAAATCTGA
- a CDS encoding GH3 auxin-responsive promoter family protein: protein MAYVGTVLQELLKINKRIRKRIVKYDERLQDKTLRKLLSRAKNTRFGKKYGFKDILLCDNVREEFRKRVPVYDYDKLYNEFWVHTLKGRRNITWPGKMKFFALTSGTSGSASKRVPVSLRQIKAVRKASVRQMLTIPDFKFSPDFYEKSVLMVGGTTDLKRIPTGYEGDLSGILQRNIPKWFDRFYKPGKKIASIRDWNEKLDAMAKEAHKWDIGIICGVPAWIQMLFERILAHHQVKNIHEIWPNLNVYIHGGVAFTPYRESFKKYLGKEIQYLDTYLASEGFLALQTAENKQGMQLILDNWIYYEFVPFTEENFDVDGNLKKDAKILILEETETDKDYAILISTCSGAWRYLIGDTIRFKDKSTFEIIISGRTKHFLSLCGEHLSVDNMNMGIRMASEELDVRVNEFTVAGEPYEGSFRHHWYIGVDREINSELFKKKLDEALCVLNDDYATERKHALKDLIVEQVPIAKFYAYLESKGKIGGQNKFPRVIKNSQYEDWKQFLSKH from the coding sequence ATGGCCTACGTTGGAACGGTACTTCAGGAACTGCTCAAGATCAACAAACGTATCCGGAAACGGATTGTGAAGTATGATGAGCGCTTGCAGGATAAGACGCTGCGCAAATTACTTTCCAGAGCAAAAAATACCCGATTCGGAAAAAAATACGGGTTCAAAGATATTTTACTGTGCGATAACGTTCGTGAAGAATTTCGCAAACGTGTTCCGGTTTACGATTACGATAAATTGTACAACGAATTCTGGGTGCACACTTTAAAAGGAAGAAGAAACATTACCTGGCCGGGTAAAATGAAATTTTTCGCTTTAACCTCCGGCACCTCAGGATCCGCCTCAAAGCGTGTACCGGTGAGTTTACGTCAGATCAAAGCCGTTCGGAAAGCCAGTGTCCGCCAAATGCTCACCATTCCAGATTTTAAGTTCAGTCCCGATTTCTACGAAAAAAGCGTGTTAATGGTGGGAGGCACAACCGACCTGAAACGCATTCCAACCGGATACGAGGGCGACCTCAGCGGTATATTACAACGTAATATCCCAAAATGGTTTGATCGCTTTTATAAACCCGGTAAAAAAATTGCTTCCATTCGCGACTGGAATGAAAAACTGGATGCCATGGCGAAAGAGGCCCACAAGTGGGATATTGGAATAATTTGTGGTGTGCCTGCATGGATACAAATGTTGTTCGAACGCATTCTTGCGCATCACCAGGTGAAGAACATACATGAAATCTGGCCTAACCTGAATGTGTACATCCATGGAGGAGTAGCCTTTACGCCCTATCGCGAATCGTTTAAAAAGTATTTAGGAAAAGAAATTCAATACCTCGATACCTATCTGGCTTCGGAAGGTTTTCTCGCATTACAAACTGCAGAAAACAAACAGGGAATGCAGTTAATTCTTGACAACTGGATCTATTATGAGTTTGTCCCCTTTACCGAAGAGAATTTCGATGTTGACGGCAATCTGAAAAAGGATGCCAAAATCTTAATTCTGGAAGAAACGGAAACAGATAAAGATTATGCCATTCTCATTTCCACCTGCAGTGGTGCATGGCGCTATTTAATCGGCGATACGATTCGTTTTAAAGATAAATCAACCTTTGAAATAATTATTTCCGGTCGTACCAAACATTTCTTATCACTCTGTGGCGAGCATTTATCGGTCGACAATATGAACATGGGAATTCGGATGGCCAGTGAAGAGTTGGATGTTCGCGTAAATGAATTTACTGTTGCTGGTGAACCTTATGAAGGGAGTTTCCGGCATCATTGGTACATCGGTGTGGATCGCGAAATCAATAGCGAATTATTCAAGAAAAAACTTGATGAAGCATTGTGTGTGCTGAACGACGATTATGCCACAGAACGGAAACACGCGCTCAAAGATCTTATAGTGGAGCAAGTACCCATTGCAAAATTTTACGCTTACCTCGAATCGAAAGGGAAAATAGGCGGACAAAATAAATTCCCCCGTGTGATAAAAAATTCTCAGTACGAAGACTGGAAACAGTTTTTAAGCAAGCATTAA
- a CDS encoding TonB-dependent receptor translates to MKILNPLVILFVLCCSSPVLAQITQTFRGKVVDKETQSPLPGANVRFSDDSLHHYGASTDGEGNFSISGIPVGKHTAVISFIGYSERVIDLTLSSGKETVMQIELEESSTIITEIEVVASQRGEVNNEMSLVSTRSFDVSETERYAGSRGDPARMASNFAGVQGADDSRNDIVVRGNSPLGVLYKMEGFDLPNPNHFAIAGSAGGPVSILNNKVLSNSDFFTSAFPAEYGNSTSAVFDLKMRPGNNNKHEFSGQFGFLGTELAAEGPINKAKGSSYLAVYRYSTLSLFKTLGISLGTDAVPQYQDGAFKLNFPTKKAGNFSVFAIGGKSEINIMISEQKKPKSDFYGEDDRDQHFRTQMGMAGVSYTKTIGGKTFMRTGLAMAHKRNAAEHEYVIRHVDSTQNLWVLDSTFSVLQYRFRTNRFTYMISFNTKISKNHVIKYGINANVLRFDMKDSAVSFTDTSWHNRWDYLGTGFLGQAYVQWKWKPNEKLSMSAGIHSQFFSVSNSFSPLEPRFGIRYAIDNKKSLHFGTGLHSQTQPYYTYFYHLYNNDGTNKSPHNLGMDFTKSLHTVAGYDHSFNATTKLRVEGYYQYLYHIPVEKNASPFSLTNMGSGFVRFFPDTLVNKGTARNYGLELTLEKFFNKSFFFLATASVFDAKYKGSDDTLRNTDFNTRYAANFLFGKEFKTGKKTTLGIGTKFTTAGGRWHGFVDSLASATKNELVFKNSGYNTVQFKPYYRLDFKINFKINAKKTTHEFALDLVNVLGIQNILNLTWNPNNGAVPADKYGTPQYTSYNYQLGFLPLFYYRIDF, encoded by the coding sequence ATGAAAATTCTGAATCCACTGGTTATTCTTTTTGTTTTGTGCTGTAGTTCGCCGGTCCTTGCTCAGATTACTCAGACGTTCAGAGGGAAAGTGGTAGACAAAGAAACGCAATCGCCATTACCCGGAGCTAATGTTCGTTTTTCCGATGATTCCCTTCATCACTATGGTGCCTCTACAGATGGCGAAGGTAATTTTAGTATCTCAGGAATTCCGGTTGGTAAACACACGGCTGTAATTTCGTTTATCGGCTATTCTGAACGTGTTATTGATCTTACGTTAAGCTCAGGTAAAGAAACAGTAATGCAAATTGAATTGGAAGAGTCTTCTACGATTATAACGGAAATTGAAGTTGTAGCATCACAACGTGGTGAAGTGAACAATGAAATGTCGCTGGTAAGTACTCGTTCTTTTGATGTTTCCGAAACGGAACGATATGCCGGTTCTAGAGGAGACCCTGCCCGGATGGCTTCGAATTTTGCTGGAGTACAGGGAGCAGATGATTCGCGCAACGATATTGTAGTTAGAGGAAATTCTCCACTTGGTGTTTTGTATAAAATGGAAGGCTTCGATTTGCCTAATCCGAATCACTTTGCCATTGCAGGATCAGCGGGCGGACCCGTCTCTATTTTAAACAATAAAGTGTTATCCAATTCCGATTTTTTCACTTCTGCATTCCCTGCTGAATACGGAAATTCTACCTCTGCCGTTTTCGATTTAAAAATGCGGCCGGGAAATAATAACAAGCATGAGTTTTCCGGACAATTCGGGTTTTTAGGAACTGAACTTGCAGCAGAGGGACCCATCAACAAAGCGAAAGGATCTTCCTATCTGGCGGTGTATCGATATTCAACATTAAGCTTGTTTAAAACACTGGGAATTTCATTGGGAACAGATGCTGTACCGCAGTATCAGGACGGTGCATTCAAATTAAATTTCCCGACAAAGAAGGCCGGTAATTTTTCGGTGTTTGCCATTGGAGGAAAATCGGAAATCAACATTATGATTTCTGAACAGAAAAAACCGAAATCAGATTTTTACGGCGAAGACGATCGCGATCAGCATTTCCGAACACAAATGGGAATGGCAGGTGTTTCCTACACTAAAACCATTGGAGGAAAAACATTTATGCGCACCGGTCTTGCCATGGCACACAAACGAAATGCGGCAGAACATGAATATGTAATTCGTCACGTGGACAGCACTCAAAATTTATGGGTACTGGATTCAACATTTAGTGTTTTGCAATATCGCTTTAGAACCAATCGCTTCACTTACATGATATCGTTCAACACGAAAATCAGCAAAAATCATGTTATTAAATATGGCATAAACGCCAATGTATTACGCTTCGATATGAAAGACTCTGCCGTAAGTTTTACGGATACTTCCTGGCATAACCGCTGGGATTATTTGGGAACCGGATTTTTAGGTCAGGCTTACGTACAATGGAAATGGAAACCCAATGAAAAATTATCGATGTCGGCCGGAATCCATTCACAATTTTTTAGCGTGAGCAATAGTTTCTCTCCCCTGGAACCGCGATTTGGAATTCGTTATGCTATCGATAATAAAAAATCATTGCATTTCGGAACTGGACTTCATTCTCAAACGCAACCTTACTACACGTATTTTTATCATCTCTACAACAATGATGGCACTAACAAATCGCCGCATAATCTGGGGATGGATTTTACAAAAAGTCTGCATACCGTAGCAGGCTATGATCATTCCTTTAACGCCACTACCAAACTGCGTGTTGAAGGTTATTATCAATACCTCTACCATATTCCCGTTGAGAAAAATGCATCGCCCTTTTCATTGACCAATATGGGCTCAGGATTTGTCCGTTTTTTCCCCGACACCCTGGTGAACAAAGGCACGGCAAGGAATTATGGATTAGAATTAACGCTGGAGAAATTCTTTAATAAAAGTTTTTTCTTTTTAGCAACGGCATCGGTGTTTGATGCTAAATATAAAGGAAGCGACGACACCTTGCGCAATACTGATTTTAACACGCGTTATGCTGCAAATTTTCTTTTCGGAAAAGAATTTAAAACCGGAAAAAAAACAACGCTCGGAATCGGAACAAAATTTACAACAGCCGGCGGCAGATGGCATGGATTTGTAGATTCATTGGCATCGGCAACAAAAAATGAATTGGTATTTAAAAATTCAGGATACAACACCGTTCAATTTAAACCATACTACCGACTCGATTTCAAGATCAATTTTAAAATCAACGCAAAGAAAACCACGCATGAATTTGCGCTTGATCTCGTAAATGTTTTAGGGATACAGAATATTCTGAATTTGACCTGGAATCCGAATAATGGTGCAGTTCCTGCCGATAAATACGGAACGCCGCAATACACCAGTTATAATTATCAACTCGGATTTTTGCCGCTGTTCTATTATCGGATCGATTTTTAA
- a CDS encoding lipoprotein signal peptidase — protein sequence MKSRTALAFLTILFVLFLDQWLKIWVKTHMVLGDSITITDWFQIYFTENKGMAFGMEIGGKGTYWGKLFLSLFRVVACVLLGIYIYRLIQRKDRPLLIFSIAMVWAGAFGNIIDSLFYGLLFSDSYHTVATFMPEDGGYAGFLHGHVVDMLYFPLIEGTFPDWLPVWGGQPFIFFRPIFNLADAAISIGVILLIIKQKTFFGQKSKVDENVAEEVVTPEEPENPAPVISND from the coding sequence TTGAAATCACGGACTGCTCTCGCATTTCTGACGATTCTATTTGTCTTGTTTTTGGACCAATGGCTCAAAATATGGGTAAAAACTCATATGGTGCTGGGCGATTCCATTACCATTACCGATTGGTTCCAGATTTATTTTACCGAAAACAAGGGAATGGCCTTCGGAATGGAAATCGGAGGAAAGGGAACGTATTGGGGAAAATTATTTTTATCCCTGTTTCGGGTTGTTGCCTGTGTTTTATTGGGAATTTATATCTACCGTTTAATTCAGCGCAAAGATCGGCCACTGCTTATTTTTAGCATCGCCATGGTATGGGCAGGGGCTTTCGGTAATATTATTGATTCACTTTTCTACGGATTATTATTTAGCGATAGCTATCACACGGTGGCCACATTTATGCCGGAAGATGGTGGATATGCAGGGTTTTTACACGGACATGTTGTGGACATGCTTTACTTCCCGCTGATCGAAGGAACCTTTCCGGACTGGCTGCCGGTTTGGGGTGGACAACCATTCATTTTCTTCCGTCCAATTTTTAATCTTGCCGACGCTGCAATTTCAATTGGAGTAATCCTGTTGATCATTAAACAAAAAACATTTTTCGGACAAAAAAGTAAGGTGGACGAAAATGTTGCAGAAGAAGTTGTTACTCCGGAAGAACCGGAAAATCCGGCGCCGGTTATTTCGAACGATTAA
- a CDS encoding TraR/DksA C4-type zinc finger protein, whose product MQEFREIILKKLDEAKRDLELLKGSLSHNDDHGTDDTSPTFKMMEDGSETLSREETAQLAGRQEKFISALESALVRIENKTYGICRVTGKLINKDRLRLVPHTTLSIEAKNLQN is encoded by the coding sequence TTGCAGGAGTTCCGCGAAATTATTCTGAAGAAATTAGATGAAGCAAAACGTGACCTCGAATTACTGAAAGGTTCACTAAGCCATAATGATGATCATGGTACAGACGATACCTCTCCTACCTTTAAAATGATGGAAGATGGTTCTGAAACGTTATCCAGAGAAGAAACAGCTCAGTTGGCGGGTCGCCAGGAAAAGTTTATCTCTGCGCTTGAAAGTGCCCTGGTACGCATCGAGAATAAGACTTATGGAATTTGTCGTGTAACCGGTAAACTAATCAATAAAGATCGTTTACGTCTGGTGCCCCACACTACACTTTCTATTGAGGCTAAGAATTTGCAGAACTAA